From a region of the Streptomyces sp. NBC_01454 genome:
- the guaA gene encoding glutamine-hydrolyzing GMP synthase: MPSAPPAAAPDVVLVVDFGAQYAQLIARRVREARVYSEIVPSTMPVADMLAKNPRAIILSGGPSSVYAEDAPSLDRSLFEAGVPVFGMCYGFQLMALSLGGTVDNTGAREYGRTPLTVSRPGSTLFEGTPAEQSVWMSHGDACSAAPEGFTVTASTDVVPVAAFENDEKKLYGVQYHPEVMHSTHGQQVLEHFLYRGAGIEPNWTTTSVVEEQVAAIRAQVGTKRAICALSGGVDSSVAAAIVQKAIGEQLTCVYVDHGLQRKGESEQVEKDFVAATGVQLKVVDAEERFLTALAGVSDPEQKRKIIGREFIRVFEQAQAELVAEAGAEGEEVAFLVQGTLYPDIVESGGGTGTANIKSHHNVGGLPEDIEFQLVEPLRQLFKDEVRMVGSELGLPDEIVHRQPFPGPGLGIRIVGEVTKERLDLLREADAIAREELTAAGLDREIWQCPVVLLADVRSVGVQGDGRTYGHPIVLRPVSSEDAMTADWTRMPYDVLARISTRITNEVADVNRVVLDVTSKPPGTIEWE, encoded by the coding sequence GTGCCATCAGCGCCCCCTGCCGCTGCCCCGGACGTCGTCCTCGTAGTCGACTTCGGCGCACAGTACGCCCAGCTCATCGCCCGCCGGGTCCGTGAGGCCCGGGTCTACAGCGAGATCGTGCCGTCCACCATGCCGGTGGCCGACATGCTCGCCAAGAACCCCAGGGCGATCATCCTCTCCGGAGGCCCCTCGTCGGTTTACGCCGAAGATGCCCCCAGCCTGGACCGTTCCCTGTTCGAGGCCGGTGTCCCGGTCTTCGGCATGTGCTACGGCTTCCAGCTCATGGCCCTCAGCCTCGGCGGCACCGTCGACAACACCGGCGCCCGCGAGTACGGCCGTACCCCGCTGACTGTCTCCCGTCCCGGATCCACCCTGTTCGAGGGCACCCCTGCCGAGCAGTCGGTGTGGATGTCCCACGGCGACGCCTGCTCCGCCGCCCCCGAGGGCTTCACGGTCACCGCGTCCACGGACGTCGTGCCCGTCGCCGCCTTCGAGAACGACGAGAAGAAGCTCTACGGCGTCCAGTACCACCCCGAGGTCATGCACTCCACGCACGGCCAGCAGGTCCTGGAGCACTTCCTCTACCGCGGCGCGGGCATCGAGCCGAACTGGACCACCACCAGCGTGGTCGAGGAGCAGGTCGCCGCGATCCGCGCCCAGGTCGGCACCAAGCGCGCCATCTGCGCGCTGTCCGGCGGCGTGGACTCCTCGGTGGCCGCCGCCATCGTGCAGAAGGCCATCGGCGAGCAGCTGACCTGCGTCTACGTCGACCACGGCCTCCAGCGCAAGGGCGAGTCCGAGCAGGTCGAGAAGGACTTCGTGGCCGCCACCGGCGTCCAGCTGAAGGTCGTCGACGCCGAGGAGCGCTTCCTGACCGCGCTGGCCGGGGTCAGCGACCCCGAGCAGAAGCGGAAGATCATCGGACGCGAGTTCATCCGCGTCTTCGAGCAGGCCCAGGCCGAGCTGGTCGCCGAGGCCGGCGCCGAGGGCGAGGAAGTCGCCTTCCTGGTCCAGGGCACGCTCTACCCGGACATCGTCGAGTCCGGCGGCGGCACGGGCACCGCCAACATCAAGTCGCACCACAACGTCGGCGGGCTCCCCGAGGACATCGAGTTCCAGCTCGTCGAGCCGCTGCGCCAGCTGTTCAAGGACGAGGTCCGGATGGTCGGCAGCGAGCTCGGCCTGCCCGACGAGATCGTCCACCGCCAGCCGTTCCCCGGCCCCGGCCTGGGCATCCGCATCGTCGGTGAGGTCACCAAGGAGCGCCTGGACCTGCTGCGCGAGGCCGACGCCATCGCCCGCGAGGAGCTGACCGCGGCCGGTCTGGACCGCGAGATCTGGCAGTGCCCGGTGGTCCTGCTCGCCGACGTCCGCTCGGTCGGCGTCCAGGGCGACGGCCGGACGTACGGCCACCCGATCGTGCTGCGCCCGGTGTCCTCCGAGGACGCGATGACCGCGGACTGGACGCGGATGCCGTACGACGTGCTGGCCCGCATCTCCACCCGCATCACCAACGAGGTCGCCGACGTCAACCGCGTCGTCCTCGACGTCACCAGCAAGCCGCCGGGCACCATCGAGTGGGAGTGA
- a CDS encoding chorismate mutase: MSNATTTAVTTAVTSADTAAETGARTPEAVGIITDARQRIDDLDGRIIGLVQERMAVSAVIQRERLTSGGRRVNLSREMEILAHYRDQLGKPGTALAMTLLELSRGQI, from the coding sequence ATGAGCAACGCGACCACCACCGCAGTGACCACGGCAGTGACCTCGGCGGACACCGCAGCGGAGACCGGCGCACGCACCCCGGAGGCCGTCGGGATCATCACCGACGCACGGCAGCGGATCGACGATCTCGACGGCCGGATCATCGGTCTCGTCCAGGAACGGATGGCGGTCTCCGCCGTGATCCAGCGTGAGCGCCTCACCTCGGGCGGGCGGCGGGTGAACCTCTCCCGCGAGATGGAGATCCTCGCCCACTACCGCGACCAGCTCGGCAAGCCGGGCACCGCGCTGGCGATGACCCTGCTGGAGCTGTCGCGCGGCCAGATCTGA
- a CDS encoding LAETG motif-containing sortase-dependent surface protein, whose protein sequence is MKLRRALTAAAATAVIAPAALMAAPAAFATTGPETESSASAEPTPGTPGAEQSGDTTTQPATPGAGDASAPHDTTAGDDGTTGEVTGDGTATKPSTPATPGNGTKTGGPAKPSASAEPTEPGDDGDEPECTVDDAAIKVTVAHLPSKLVAGGGWKGFSVHLSNTTDRTLDEVYPVIYAVPTEHMDHPKSQLDLEYQNPDTGKWTSFDEWTDGQYFGWFQLDGHQTAELKMRIRADKGATAGDGFALVAGDYQNKDGSCGWAKEQWYDFTILTAGSNPGEIPPAKPGKPGNKPGPQGGGKPVGTAKPKAGMDKLPVTGNLAETGASSALPTLALVGGVAMVVGAGAVFAVRRRKTNGGAAA, encoded by the coding sequence ATGAAGCTTCGCCGTGCCCTGACGGCCGCCGCCGCGACGGCCGTCATAGCGCCCGCCGCCCTGATGGCGGCCCCCGCCGCGTTCGCGACGACCGGTCCCGAGACCGAGTCCAGCGCGAGCGCCGAGCCGACGCCGGGCACCCCCGGTGCCGAGCAGTCCGGCGACACCACCACCCAGCCGGCGACGCCGGGCGCCGGTGACGCGAGCGCGCCGCACGACACCACTGCGGGCGACGACGGCACGACCGGTGAGGTGACCGGGGACGGGACGGCCACCAAGCCGTCCACCCCGGCCACCCCCGGCAACGGCACCAAGACCGGCGGCCCCGCCAAGCCCTCCGCCTCCGCCGAGCCCACCGAGCCGGGCGACGACGGGGACGAGCCCGAGTGCACGGTCGACGACGCCGCGATCAAGGTGACCGTCGCCCATCTGCCCTCCAAGCTCGTCGCGGGCGGCGGCTGGAAGGGCTTCAGCGTGCACCTGTCCAACACCACGGACCGCACGCTCGACGAGGTCTACCCGGTCATCTACGCGGTGCCGACCGAGCACATGGACCACCCCAAGTCCCAGCTCGACCTGGAGTACCAGAACCCGGACACCGGCAAGTGGACCTCGTTCGACGAGTGGACCGACGGCCAGTACTTCGGCTGGTTCCAGCTCGACGGGCACCAGACCGCCGAGCTCAAGATGCGCATCCGCGCCGACAAGGGCGCCACGGCCGGTGACGGCTTCGCGCTGGTCGCGGGCGACTACCAGAACAAGGATGGCTCCTGCGGCTGGGCGAAGGAGCAGTGGTACGACTTCACGATCCTGACCGCCGGCAGCAACCCCGGCGAGATCCCGCCGGCCAAGCCCGGCAAGCCCGGCAACAAGCCCGGTCCGCAGGGTGGCGGGAAGCCGGTCGGCACCGCCAAGCCGAAGGCGGGCATGGACAAGCTGCCGGTGACCGGCAACCTCGCCGAGACCGGTGCGTCCTCCGCGCTGCCCACCCTCGCCCTCGTGGGCGGGGTCGCCATGGTCGTGGGCGCGGGCGCGGTCTTCGCCGTCCGCCGCCGTAAGACGAACGGTGGCGCCGCCGCGTAA
- a CDS encoding GMC family oxidoreductase, with amino-acid sequence MPQENSARPQDPDGTGADGYDYDVLVIGSGFGGAVSALRLTEKGYRVGVLEAGRRFTRQTLPKNSWDLRNYLWAPALGCYGIQRIHLLGNVMVLAGAGVGGGSLNYANTLYVPPKPFFDDPQWKDITDWQEELTPYYDQAQRMLGVRLNPTMTPSDVHLKAAAEAMGVGDSFHMAPVGVFFGDGEDADGGARTKPGAEAADPYFGGAGPARSACTECGECMTGCRHGAKNTLNENYLHLAERAGAVIHPMTSVVSLTEDSRGGFAAGTLPTDNKKKGAGRTFTARRVVLAAGTYGTQTLLHRMKDSGLLPHVSGRLGALTRTNSEALVGAQTDNRRYRKRHGAKADFTRGVAITSSIHPDAHTHIEPVRYGRGSNAMGGLTILQVPYRPTGRVAGWLANVARHPLLALRSLSNRRWSERTIIGLVMQSLDNSLTTYRKPNGLGKGLLTARQGHGAPNPEQIAAATEAATLLAQEINGFAGSNVGELMGTPLTAHFLGGCPIGADAGQGVIDPYHRLYGHPGISVVDGAAVSANLGVNPSLTITAQAERAMSLWPNKGEPDPRPAQGRGYRRLTPVEPVRPAVPAKAFGALHLPLLAVPPVPPKKSTSAGQDTPSDHPAPRTCS; translated from the coding sequence GTGCCACAGGAGAACTCTGCCCGCCCCCAGGACCCGGACGGCACGGGGGCGGACGGCTACGACTACGACGTGCTCGTCATCGGCTCCGGCTTCGGCGGGGCGGTCTCCGCCCTGCGGCTGACCGAGAAGGGCTACCGCGTCGGCGTCCTCGAAGCCGGCCGGCGCTTCACCCGGCAGACGCTGCCGAAGAACTCCTGGGACCTGCGCAATTACCTGTGGGCCCCGGCGCTCGGCTGCTACGGCATCCAGCGCATCCATCTCCTGGGCAACGTCATGGTCCTGGCGGGCGCCGGCGTCGGCGGCGGCTCGCTCAACTACGCCAACACCCTCTACGTACCGCCGAAGCCCTTCTTCGACGACCCGCAGTGGAAGGACATCACCGACTGGCAGGAGGAGTTGACGCCGTACTACGACCAGGCACAGCGGATGCTCGGCGTGCGGCTCAACCCGACGATGACGCCCTCCGACGTCCATCTGAAGGCGGCGGCCGAGGCCATGGGCGTCGGCGACTCCTTCCACATGGCGCCGGTCGGGGTGTTCTTCGGGGACGGCGAGGACGCGGACGGCGGCGCGCGGACGAAGCCGGGGGCGGAGGCGGCGGACCCGTACTTCGGCGGCGCCGGCCCCGCCCGCAGCGCCTGCACCGAGTGCGGGGAGTGCATGACGGGCTGCCGCCACGGCGCCAAGAACACCCTCAACGAGAACTACCTCCACCTCGCCGAACGCGCCGGTGCGGTCATCCACCCGATGACCTCGGTCGTCTCGCTGACCGAGGACTCCCGCGGCGGTTTCGCCGCGGGCACCCTCCCGACGGACAACAAGAAGAAGGGCGCGGGCCGTACGTTCACCGCCCGCCGCGTCGTCCTCGCGGCCGGCACCTACGGCACGCAGACCCTGCTGCACCGGATGAAGGACAGCGGTCTGCTCCCGCACGTCTCCGGCCGGCTCGGCGCGCTGACCCGCACCAACTCCGAGGCCCTGGTGGGCGCGCAGACCGACAACCGCCGCTACCGCAAGCGGCACGGGGCGAAGGCCGACTTCACCCGGGGCGTGGCGATCACCTCGTCGATCCACCCGGACGCCCACACCCATATCGAGCCGGTCCGTTACGGCCGGGGCTCCAACGCGATGGGCGGGCTGACCATCCTCCAGGTGCCCTACCGCCCCACCGGACGGGTCGCCGGCTGGCTGGCGAACGTGGCCCGCCACCCGCTGCTGGCCCTGCGGTCGCTGTCCAACCGCCGCTGGTCGGAGCGGACCATCATCGGTCTGGTCATGCAGTCCCTGGACAACTCGCTGACGACGTACCGCAAGCCGAACGGCCTGGGCAAGGGCCTGCTCACCGCGCGGCAGGGCCATGGCGCGCCCAACCCCGAGCAGATCGCCGCGGCCACCGAGGCTGCCACCCTGCTCGCCCAGGAGATCAACGGCTTCGCGGGCAGCAATGTCGGGGAGCTGATGGGGACCCCGCTGACCGCGCACTTCCTGGGCGGCTGTCCGATCGGCGCGGACGCCGGCCAGGGCGTGATCGACCCCTACCACCGCCTCTACGGCCACCCGGGCATCTCGGTCGTCGACGGCGCCGCGGTCTCCGCCAACCTGGGCGTCAACCCGTCGCTGACCATCACCGCACAGGCCGAGCGGGCGATGTCGCTGTGGCCCAACAAGGGCGAGCCGGACCCGCGCCCCGCCCAGGGCCGCGGCTACCGGCGGCTGACGCCGGTCGAGCCGGTCCGGCCGGCCGTCCCCGCGAAGGCGTTCGGCGCCCTGCACCTGCCGCTCCTGGCCGTCCCGCCGGTGCCGCCGAAGAAGTCCACGTCCGCCGGCCAGGACACGCCTTCGGATCACCCGGCACCGCGCACCTGCTCGTGA
- a CDS encoding succinic semialdehyde dehydrogenase produces the protein MTDSQDTGTAASALGSARAGEAPLASDEAPDEAPAATTTVGATTGTATPATAPARADGNPVAPAPAGARTAAEVVTPEIAARLTRGVVSGGGRTANHTPFTGEKLADLPESTPEDVATAFERARAAQERWAEVPLRQRAAVLLRFHDLVLRRQAEVLDLIQLETGKARLHAHEEVLAVAVTARHYGRKAPAYLRPKRHTGVVPTLTKVTELRQPRGVIGQIAPWNYPFELSVGDALPAFVAGNAVVMKPDTETALTALWAREQLIEAGLPEDLWQVVIGEGPVVGPAVVEHADYVSFTGSTRTGREVAQGAAARLVGVSLELGGKNAMLVLADADVEKAAAGAVRGCFSSAGQLCISIERLYVHESVADDFLQRFAARTRAMRLGNSLAYGADMGSLVGERQLETVTRHVEEAVAKGAELIAGGRPRPDIGPLFYEPTILDGVQAPMAVCGEETFGPVVSIYRFRDEDEAVALANATPYGLNSSVWTKDGRRGRAVAARLRTGTVNVNESYAAGYGSVQSPMGGMGDSGLGRRHGSEGILKYTEGQTVAQQRLMPIAPSFGLTDEKYAQLMTRSLRAMKAFRLR, from the coding sequence ATGACGGACTCGCAGGACACCGGAACAGCTGCCTCCGCTCTCGGCTCCGCGCGAGCGGGAGAGGCCCCCCTCGCCTCCGACGAGGCCCCCGACGAGGCTCCCGCGGCCACCACGACTGTCGGAGCCACCACGGGCACGGCGACCCCCGCGACCGCCCCGGCGCGGGCCGACGGCAACCCGGTCGCCCCCGCGCCGGCCGGTGCCCGTACGGCGGCCGAGGTGGTCACCCCTGAGATCGCCGCCCGGCTCACCCGGGGCGTGGTCAGCGGGGGCGGCCGTACCGCCAACCACACCCCGTTCACCGGGGAGAAGCTGGCCGACCTGCCCGAGTCCACCCCCGAGGACGTCGCCACCGCCTTCGAGCGGGCCCGCGCGGCCCAGGAGCGCTGGGCCGAGGTCCCCCTCCGGCAGCGTGCCGCGGTCCTGCTCCGCTTCCACGACCTGGTGCTCCGCCGCCAGGCCGAGGTGCTCGACCTGATCCAGCTGGAGACCGGCAAGGCGCGGCTGCACGCCCACGAGGAGGTGCTGGCGGTTGCCGTCACCGCCCGCCACTACGGCCGCAAGGCCCCCGCCTACCTCCGGCCCAAGCGGCACACCGGCGTCGTCCCGACCCTCACCAAGGTCACCGAACTCCGCCAGCCCCGGGGCGTCATCGGGCAGATAGCCCCCTGGAACTACCCCTTCGAGCTGTCCGTCGGTGACGCCCTGCCGGCCTTCGTCGCGGGCAACGCCGTCGTCATGAAGCCCGACACGGAGACCGCGCTGACCGCGCTGTGGGCCCGCGAGCAGCTCATCGAGGCCGGGCTGCCGGAGGACCTGTGGCAGGTCGTGATCGGCGAGGGCCCGGTCGTCGGCCCCGCCGTCGTCGAGCACGCCGACTACGTCTCCTTCACCGGCTCGACCCGCACGGGCCGCGAGGTCGCCCAGGGCGCCGCCGCCCGTCTGGTCGGCGTCAGTCTCGAACTCGGCGGCAAGAACGCCATGCTGGTGCTGGCGGACGCCGATGTGGAGAAGGCCGCCGCCGGCGCCGTCCGCGGCTGCTTCTCCTCCGCCGGCCAGCTGTGCATCTCCATCGAGCGGCTCTACGTCCACGAGTCCGTCGCCGACGACTTCCTCCAGCGGTTCGCCGCCCGGACCAGGGCGATGCGGCTGGGCAACTCCCTGGCCTACGGCGCCGATATGGGCTCGCTGGTCGGCGAGCGCCAGCTGGAGACCGTCACCCGCCATGTCGAGGAGGCCGTCGCCAAGGGCGCCGAGCTGATCGCCGGCGGCCGCCCCCGCCCCGACATCGGCCCGCTCTTCTACGAGCCCACCATCCTCGACGGCGTACAGGCCCCGATGGCCGTCTGCGGCGAGGAGACCTTCGGTCCGGTCGTCTCGATCTACCGCTTCCGCGACGAGGACGAGGCGGTGGCGCTCGCCAACGCCACGCCCTACGGCCTGAATTCCAGCGTCTGGACCAAGGACGGCCGCCGCGGCCGTGCCGTCGCCGCCCGGCTGCGCACCGGCACGGTCAACGTCAACGAGTCCTACGCCGCCGGCTACGGCAGCGTGCAGTCGCCGATGGGCGGCATGGGGGACTCGGGCCTGGGCCGCCGGCACGGCTCCGAGGGCATCCTCAAGTACACCGAGGGCCAGACCGTCGCCCAGCAGCGGCTGATGCCGATCGCTCCGTCCTTCGGGCTGACCGATGAGAAGTACGCACAGCTGATGACCCGCAGCCTGCGCGCGATGAAGGCGTTCCGCCTGCGCTGA